One genomic segment of Rubripirellula amarantea includes these proteins:
- a CDS encoding SulP family inorganic anion transporter, whose amino-acid sequence MLNFFRQESGSIKNDVLSGLTVALALVPEAIAFAFVAGVSPLIGLYSAFFIGLITAVFGGRPGMISGATGAMAVVVVALVAQHGVEYLFPTVILCGLLQIAIGLGRLGKLIRMVPHPVMLGFVNGLAIVIGMAQLGSFKTLSASGTLEFLGGIRLGLMLALVALTMAIIWLLPKITRAVPASLAAILAVSLISIGINQSNSEGENVLATVGDMLETNTKAAAIAELRQEAEADLVTLASATGTDLVPDTTLVADVQAGTDLETVKAAASAASGTEAILLSETSSGISGGLPRLFFLDYEMVPFNFETLRIILPFAVILCGVGLIESLMTLTLIDEITETRGQGNRECIGQGVANLVCGVFGGMGGCAMIGQSLINVNSGGRGRLSGITAAVCLLLFVLFMAPLIEQIPMAALVGVMFMVVIGTFEWASLKMFRRMPASDMIVMVLVAGYTVFMHDLASAVILGVIVSALVFAWQHATHLGAEVRYNEAGSKIYQIHGPLFFASVSSFKELFDVADDPQDVVIDFYYSRVYDQSGLEAINGLADKYEAAGKRLHLTHLSNECRTLLDRAGDLVEVNVSEDPHYHIATDRLA is encoded by the coding sequence ATGCTGAATTTCTTCCGTCAAGAATCTGGATCGATCAAGAACGATGTTCTGTCCGGTCTTACCGTTGCCCTCGCACTTGTCCCCGAAGCCATCGCCTTCGCCTTTGTTGCTGGCGTATCGCCGCTCATTGGCCTCTACTCGGCGTTCTTCATTGGTTTAATCACGGCTGTCTTCGGAGGCCGTCCCGGAATGATCTCCGGTGCGACCGGCGCTATGGCCGTGGTAGTGGTCGCCTTGGTCGCCCAGCATGGCGTTGAGTACCTGTTCCCGACCGTGATCCTTTGTGGACTGCTGCAGATTGCAATTGGTCTTGGACGTCTAGGGAAGCTGATTCGGATGGTGCCTCACCCGGTCATGCTTGGCTTCGTCAACGGTCTTGCGATTGTCATCGGGATGGCTCAACTAGGGAGTTTCAAAACACTTTCTGCGTCTGGCACCTTGGAATTTTTAGGTGGCATTCGTTTGGGACTGATGCTGGCACTGGTCGCGCTGACCATGGCGATCATTTGGTTGCTGCCCAAAATCACTCGCGCGGTTCCCGCTTCACTCGCTGCTATCCTTGCCGTTTCGCTGATTTCGATCGGCATTAACCAGTCCAATTCCGAAGGCGAAAATGTTCTGGCAACGGTCGGTGACATGTTGGAAACGAACACCAAAGCGGCCGCCATTGCTGAACTACGCCAGGAAGCAGAAGCCGATTTAGTAACATTGGCAAGCGCCACCGGCACTGACCTTGTTCCGGACACAACCTTGGTCGCCGACGTGCAGGCGGGCACCGACCTCGAAACCGTGAAAGCGGCCGCTAGCGCCGCCAGTGGCACCGAAGCGATCCTGCTATCCGAAACATCATCAGGAATCAGCGGTGGGCTCCCTCGCCTGTTCTTCCTCGACTACGAAATGGTTCCGTTCAATTTCGAGACCTTGCGAATCATCCTTCCGTTCGCCGTGATCCTCTGTGGCGTCGGTCTCATTGAATCGTTGATGACGCTGACCCTGATTGACGAGATCACCGAAACTCGCGGCCAAGGTAATCGAGAGTGCATTGGCCAGGGCGTTGCCAATTTAGTTTGCGGCGTCTTCGGTGGCATGGGCGGATGCGCCATGATCGGACAATCGTTGATCAATGTGAATTCCGGTGGTCGAGGTCGATTATCGGGAATCACCGCTGCGGTCTGCTTGTTGCTTTTTGTTTTGTTCATGGCTCCCTTGATTGAGCAGATTCCGATGGCCGCGCTCGTTGGCGTGATGTTCATGGTCGTGATCGGAACGTTCGAGTGGGCGTCGTTGAAGATGTTCCGACGTATGCCAGCGAGCGACATGATCGTGATGGTTCTGGTTGCCGGATACACGGTATTCATGCACGACTTGGCATCCGCAGTGATCCTAGGCGTGATCGTCTCGGCTTTAGTATTCGCTTGGCAACACGCAACGCACTTGGGTGCTGAAGTGCGTTACAACGAGGCTGGAAGCAAGATCTACCAAATTCACGGCCCACTGTTCTTTGCTTCGGTTTCGTCCTTCAAAGAGCTGTTCGACGTCGCTGATGATCCTCAGGATGTCGTGATCGACTTCTACTATTCTCGCGTGTACGACCAATCGGGACTCGAGGCTATCAATGGTCTGGCAGACAAGTACGAAGCCGCCGGCAAACGCCTTCACTTGACTCACCTGAGCAACGAATGTCGAACGCTTCTCGATCGCGCCGGTGACTTGGTCGAAGTCAATGTATCCGAAGATCCGCATTACCACATTGCGACCGATCGCCTCGCATAA
- a CDS encoding endonuclease/exonuclease/phosphatase family protein, whose product MKLALPLLILAVLFTTRVAAEETSATHKTPIRILSWNIESEGADIHVIAKQLAEMPRYDIYGLTEVKAEEWQAIKEALGDDYDYWYSRTGFNDRTAYIVKKDRFEILSRGELGSFDGIIINPGNYRSAHVYELYDRLNKTVFTVVLNHLARGKAEVRQQQAEGLRRWASALNRPIIAIGDYNFDYVFATEQGNRAFDVFAQDGTFEWVKPNPLVDSNWFDGNGDGEDDYPGSILDFAFVAGEAKHWHPTSRVIVRDGDFPDDKTTSDHRPLELVLAP is encoded by the coding sequence ATGAAACTTGCTTTGCCGCTGTTGATACTCGCTGTCTTGTTCACCACACGTGTTGCTGCGGAAGAAACCTCAGCCACCCATAAGACTCCGATTCGCATCCTTTCGTGGAACATCGAATCCGAAGGAGCCGACATCCATGTGATTGCGAAACAGTTGGCAGAGATGCCTCGCTACGACATTTACGGTTTGACAGAAGTCAAGGCCGAAGAATGGCAAGCGATCAAGGAAGCGTTGGGTGATGACTACGACTATTGGTACAGCCGCACCGGCTTCAACGACCGAACCGCCTACATCGTCAAAAAGGATCGCTTCGAAATCCTGAGTCGTGGCGAACTTGGTTCGTTTGATGGAATCATCATCAATCCCGGCAATTACCGATCGGCGCATGTGTACGAACTGTACGACCGATTGAACAAGACGGTCTTCACAGTCGTGCTGAATCACCTGGCCCGCGGTAAGGCCGAAGTTCGCCAGCAACAAGCCGAAGGGCTTCGTCGTTGGGCGTCCGCACTGAATCGTCCCATCATTGCGATCGGCGACTACAACTTTGACTATGTCTTTGCGACTGAGCAGGGTAATCGTGCCTTTGACGTCTTTGCTCAAGACGGTACGTTCGAGTGGGTGAAGCCCAATCCGCTTGTCGATTCCAATTGGTTCGATGGTAATGGTGACGGCGAGGATGACTACCCGGGATCAATCCTAGATTTCGCCTTTGTGGCCGGGGAAGCCAAGCATTGGCATCCGACATCGCGAGTGATCGTGCGTGACGGAGACTTCCCCGACGATAAGACCACCAGCGACCACCGCCCGCTGGAACTGGTGCTGGCACCTTAA
- a CDS encoding DUF1573 domain-containing protein, which yields MRALTRLGQKDEPAIGYRLSVWILFLIPGSELSSAEEIRLTDEQLAMRARLGVVVLSADNKVELKIPLGFMDDKIQGQVLLVNDSKAPATIANVKTSCGCTSAVPVEELIQAGGRNILLVDYRPKSAGKSRLEALITFGEKEFHLSGIAETMPRMALVSTTMEFGKNDRANIVIKKFAPTRIDRLIVSPASIKVENFVDGDESVSATLVRAPDRFHDHVSVSPALGDRSYAGLNLTVHYKGMVDALPRRIIATGKTLRFYLRGDVEPLVKADEMSISFDGQTLCVPCKVTPQNGVLKVLIEDVFEPGEHMLSVQMNDFSFPLTIIKR from the coding sequence ATGCGGGCTCTTACTCGATTAGGGCAAAAAGATGAACCGGCTATCGGCTATCGGCTATCGGTTTGGATCCTTTTTCTGATCCCTGGTAGCGAACTTTCTTCGGCGGAAGAAATCAGGCTTACGGATGAGCAACTTGCCATGAGAGCAAGGCTTGGAGTGGTAGTATTGTCTGCCGACAACAAGGTCGAGTTGAAAATTCCTCTGGGATTCATGGACGACAAAATCCAAGGTCAAGTCCTCCTGGTCAATGATTCAAAGGCGCCGGCTACGATCGCGAATGTGAAGACTTCGTGTGGCTGCACGTCGGCTGTTCCTGTTGAAGAACTAATTCAAGCGGGAGGTCGGAACATTCTTCTCGTGGATTACCGACCTAAGTCGGCTGGAAAATCTCGCTTGGAAGCGTTGATCACGTTCGGCGAAAAAGAGTTTCATTTGAGCGGTATCGCTGAGACAATGCCTCGGATGGCGCTCGTTTCTACGACCATGGAGTTTGGGAAGAATGACAGGGCCAATATCGTCATCAAGAAGTTTGCACCGACGCGGATCGATCGACTCATTGTTTCACCAGCCAGTATCAAAGTCGAGAACTTCGTCGATGGCGATGAGTCCGTATCTGCCACATTGGTCCGAGCGCCCGATCGATTCCACGACCATGTTTCTGTATCGCCTGCTTTAGGCGACCGTTCTTATGCGGGTCTCAATCTGACTGTTCACTACAAAGGAATGGTCGACGCCTTGCCTCGGCGAATCATCGCGACTGGAAAAACACTTCGGTTTTATTTGCGCGGTGATGTCGAGCCGCTCGTTAAGGCCGATGAGATGAGCATTTCGTTTGATGGGCAAACTCTATGCGTGCCTTGTAAGGTGACACCGCAAAACGGAGTATTGAAAGTTCTGATCGAAGACGTGTTTGAGCCGGGAGAGCACATGCTATCAGTTCAGATGAATGATTTCTCGTTTCCACTTACGATTATCAAAAGGTAA
- a CDS encoding glycosyltransferase family 4 protein, whose protein sequence is MKTKIAWVIPTMDRGGAEKQLCLLARHLPRDQFDPHVFLLTRDGPLSQTLRDDDIPVTLIGKRFKADPTALFRLRKELLRLNPDIVHTYLFAANSFGRMAALMANVKTIIASERCVDPWKTNWQFIIDRWLAKRSAAITTNSNGVKDFYQQRGIPGDLFKVIPNGIASAGSVESFASRSEICERLQVDPARKLIVAVGRLWPQKRYRDLIWAAELVATLRNDTTLVIIGDGPQSNELMRYRDSVSIPQHVRFAGHRDDVAEILQHADVFWIGSEYEGQSNSLIEAMQAGVPVVTSDIAGNRDLVVDGVTGFLVELGDTADFARQTHAILGSAELARSMSDAARERIDREFTIEKMIQGHVELYQRCQSR, encoded by the coding sequence ATGAAAACCAAAATTGCCTGGGTCATCCCCACGATGGATCGTGGCGGAGCTGAGAAACAGCTTTGCTTGTTGGCTCGCCATTTACCACGCGATCAATTCGATCCCCACGTCTTTTTACTCACCAGAGACGGACCGCTTTCGCAAACGCTGCGCGACGATGACATTCCGGTGACCTTGATTGGAAAACGATTCAAAGCTGATCCGACCGCGCTTTTTCGTTTGCGAAAGGAACTGTTGCGACTAAACCCGGATATCGTGCACACCTACCTTTTTGCCGCGAATAGCTTTGGCCGGATGGCCGCGTTGATGGCGAACGTCAAAACGATCATCGCGAGTGAGCGATGCGTCGATCCCTGGAAGACGAACTGGCAGTTCATTATTGACCGTTGGCTCGCCAAGCGGTCCGCTGCTATCACCACTAACAGCAACGGTGTAAAGGATTTCTACCAACAGCGCGGCATCCCCGGTGACTTGTTCAAAGTAATTCCGAATGGAATCGCATCGGCTGGATCGGTGGAGAGCTTTGCATCGCGAAGCGAAATCTGCGAACGGCTTCAGGTGGACCCGGCTCGCAAGCTTATCGTCGCCGTCGGTCGGCTGTGGCCTCAAAAACGTTATCGCGACTTGATTTGGGCGGCTGAATTGGTGGCGACATTGCGGAATGACACCACGCTGGTGATCATCGGCGACGGCCCTCAATCGAACGAGTTGATGCGTTATCGCGACTCGGTTTCGATCCCACAGCATGTGCGTTTTGCCGGACATCGAGACGACGTGGCCGAGATATTGCAGCACGCCGATGTGTTTTGGATCGGCAGCGAATACGAGGGGCAAAGCAATTCGTTGATCGAAGCCATGCAGGCTGGTGTACCCGTCGTCACTAGCGACATCGCTGGCAACCGTGACTTGGTGGTTGATGGCGTAACGGGTTTTCTGGTCGAACTTGGCGACACTGCCGACTTTGCTCGGCAAACCCATGCGATACTGGGATCTGCCGAATTGGCCCGCAGCATGAGCGACGCAGCTCGCGAACGGATTGACCGCGAGTTTACGATTGAAAAGATGATCCAAGGCCACGTCGAACTCTATCAAAGATGCCAAAGCCGTTGA
- a CDS encoding glycosyltransferase family 4 protein codes for MTSDLGHERSPRQPVQQDEPFRGGSRLRVLMLGRRFWPLVGNDSANYLVKLATGLSRIGMHVEVVTPKSASSWTQQFQLHDIRVHRPVMTPKGDWTASRYTRQLTQWLRSQADSFDVIFADSIREEAIAAVEACRGKRCKVILRLGNECGLSDADWWKHNRASKRCEAIGRMADAIIVKSPKDQRALLGCQYDAKKIHRVAISFPAGNDYSANQRSQARQTLASVNSDLTTSPTTPVVLCHARMNTTSGIDQLVQAARLLISRDPDTRVWMIGDGPERDRIFTTLRGDGVRANIAMPGSFSSLDDVFAAGNLYVQTGNDGLDYFLPQAIAAELPIVAADIENIRNAVAPSAISEPNDSVTSLSDLIHWYDPAKESSLRKTIQLVMADMNEAAEKARRLRMGLLRWQPDSQALDQYAALIRSLVGSHRGNDASVAEKQTSVPTSQSSSGTGG; via the coding sequence ATGACTTCAGATTTAGGACACGAACGCTCACCGCGACAACCGGTCCAACAGGATGAACCGTTTCGTGGTGGCAGCCGATTACGAGTCTTGATGCTGGGCCGAAGGTTTTGGCCGTTAGTGGGTAACGACTCCGCAAACTATCTTGTCAAATTAGCAACCGGCCTGTCGCGCATCGGGATGCATGTGGAAGTCGTTACGCCAAAATCGGCTTCGTCATGGACTCAGCAATTTCAACTGCACGACATCCGTGTGCACCGCCCCGTGATGACACCCAAGGGCGACTGGACAGCAAGTCGTTACACTCGCCAATTGACTCAGTGGTTGAGATCACAAGCTGATTCCTTCGATGTCATCTTCGCCGACTCGATCCGCGAGGAGGCGATTGCGGCGGTCGAAGCCTGTCGTGGAAAACGCTGTAAAGTGATTTTGCGATTGGGTAACGAATGCGGGTTGAGCGACGCGGATTGGTGGAAGCACAATCGTGCATCCAAACGATGCGAAGCGATAGGAAGAATGGCGGACGCGATTATCGTGAAAAGCCCCAAAGATCAACGCGCGCTGCTGGGATGCCAATACGATGCGAAGAAGATCCATCGCGTTGCCATTTCGTTTCCCGCTGGCAACGATTATTCAGCGAACCAACGTTCACAAGCACGCCAAACCCTCGCAAGCGTCAACTCGGACCTGACGACGTCTCCCACAACGCCCGTTGTGTTGTGCCATGCGAGAATGAACACGACCAGCGGCATTGATCAATTGGTCCAAGCGGCAAGATTGCTGATCTCTCGCGATCCTGACACCCGGGTTTGGATGATCGGCGATGGTCCAGAACGAGATCGCATCTTCACGACGCTTCGTGGCGATGGTGTTCGAGCTAACATCGCGATGCCGGGATCGTTTTCATCGCTTGATGATGTCTTTGCGGCAGGCAATTTATACGTTCAAACTGGCAACGATGGCCTCGACTACTTCTTGCCGCAAGCTATCGCCGCTGAGTTACCGATCGTTGCCGCGGACATCGAGAACATTCGCAACGCCGTCGCGCCTTCCGCAATTAGCGAGCCTAACGATTCCGTGACTTCATTGTCCGATCTAATCCACTGGTACGATCCCGCCAAAGAATCCTCGTTGCGAAAAACCATCCAATTGGTGATGGCGGATATGAACGAAGCTGCCGAGAAAGCTCGGCGTTTGCGAATGGGCCTGCTGCGTTGGCAACCTGATTCCCAAGCACTTGATCAGTACGCCGCGCTGATTCGAAGTCTGGTGGGAAGTCATCGAGGCAACGACGCTTCCGTAGCTGAAAAGCAAACATCGGTTCCGACCAGCCAAAGCTCTAGCGGGACAGGTGGATGA
- the hpt gene encoding hypoxanthine phosphoribosyltransferase, with amino-acid sequence MRTLLSEDELTTGVNQLAGEIDQYYGSDRPLTVIAIMTGSLVLFADLIRRLSMPQRVGVIRASSYRGGTSSGDLSVDAEMMIDVKGRDVLLVDDIFDTGKTLDRLSGMMLEFGATSVKTAVLLHKQREHVTKMRPDFVAFKIPDEFVVGYGLDYMDMHRNLPYLAILEPREILETAAHARGEMIAEEASDMIAGGESSDGE; translated from the coding sequence ATGCGAACACTACTCAGCGAAGACGAACTGACGACCGGCGTCAATCAACTTGCCGGCGAAATCGACCAGTACTACGGAAGCGACCGTCCGCTTACCGTGATCGCGATTATGACCGGGTCATTGGTCCTATTCGCCGATCTGATCCGCCGCCTTTCCATGCCCCAACGCGTCGGGGTGATTCGAGCCTCTAGCTATCGCGGTGGCACCAGCAGCGGCGACTTATCGGTCGATGCCGAAATGATGATCGACGTCAAAGGACGCGATGTGCTTTTGGTGGATGACATCTTCGACACAGGAAAGACACTCGATCGACTCAGCGGCATGATGCTTGAGTTTGGTGCAACGTCGGTCAAAACAGCAGTCTTATTGCATAAGCAACGCGAGCACGTCACTAAGATGCGCCCCGACTTTGTCGCCTTCAAGATTCCCGATGAGTTTGTCGTCGGTTATGGACTCGACTACATGGACATGCATCGCAACCTACCGTACCTAGCTATCCTTGAACCGCGTGAGATCCTGGAAACGGCCGCGCACGCCCGCGGTGAGATGATCGCAGAAGAGGCAAGTGACATGATTGCTGGTGGTGAGTCCAGCGACGGCGAGTAG
- a CDS encoding YhjD/YihY/BrkB family envelope integrity protein: protein MNRGQSFIRYSRELASLVYRQFVRHHADGMAAELAYRTIFSLVPVAVLALIVIRVVGGLEEVTTSLEDQLYSFFGVPDVPEDYSGVSDAIGDEGTRASIRRTLSDLTHKVAAIDVRSLGVLSLALLIYAAIGLTNSAEKVFNRIYDAPSHRPFHIRLAIHWSIITLGSGLLIASLSFTARILDWASKDSWIQGLTDGSSPAFLISHALSVLASFVLLFLLYSLMPNTKVSLPAAAVGASLASVLWEGAKFGFQIYVAKAVPYSAIYGSLGLIPLFLFWIYLTWLIVLLGLILTYTLQMMANGFWGNWRDDTAINRRLYGVEHDPDWMLPLMTEVMQEFDQGNTITTADLSKRLGITGRVVHAMSKRLVDADLLRKVSATEGSAEAFVLARPAAEITVNEVLKQANDSSQPFTHQAWRLLAKGNASGREATLADLFHEISNADASSHQSRDLSNQSEGQA from the coding sequence ATGAACCGAGGCCAATCCTTCATTCGCTATTCACGCGAATTGGCCAGCCTTGTTTACCGACAGTTCGTTCGCCATCACGCCGACGGCATGGCAGCGGAACTTGCCTACCGTACGATCTTTTCACTCGTGCCGGTCGCCGTCTTGGCTTTGATTGTGATTCGCGTCGTGGGTGGACTCGAGGAAGTCACGACTTCGCTTGAAGACCAACTCTATTCGTTCTTCGGTGTTCCCGATGTGCCGGAAGACTACTCTGGCGTTAGCGACGCGATCGGTGACGAAGGAACCCGTGCCAGCATTCGTCGCACGCTGAGCGACCTGACTCACAAGGTTGCCGCGATCGACGTGCGTTCGCTGGGTGTGTTAAGCCTGGCGCTGTTGATCTATGCCGCGATCGGTTTGACCAATTCGGCCGAGAAAGTCTTCAATCGTATCTACGACGCTCCGTCGCACCGGCCCTTTCACATTCGATTAGCGATCCATTGGTCGATCATCACTTTAGGCAGTGGGCTATTGATCGCAAGCCTATCGTTCACAGCTCGCATTCTCGACTGGGCTTCTAAGGACAGTTGGATCCAGGGTTTAACCGATGGGTCATCGCCTGCGTTTTTGATCAGTCACGCGTTATCAGTGCTAGCTAGTTTTGTGTTGCTGTTCCTGCTGTACAGCCTGATGCCAAATACGAAGGTATCGCTTCCCGCTGCTGCGGTGGGTGCGTCGCTAGCATCCGTCTTATGGGAAGGTGCGAAGTTCGGCTTTCAAATCTACGTTGCCAAAGCGGTTCCCTATTCCGCCATTTACGGATCGCTCGGTCTCATTCCGCTGTTCCTGTTTTGGATCTACCTGACATGGTTGATCGTTCTGCTGGGGCTGATCCTGACTTACACTCTGCAGATGATGGCCAATGGATTTTGGGGCAATTGGCGGGACGATACCGCAATCAATCGAAGGCTCTACGGCGTTGAGCATGACCCCGACTGGATGCTGCCCTTGATGACCGAAGTCATGCAGGAATTTGATCAGGGGAACACGATCACTACGGCGGATCTGTCCAAACGTCTTGGGATTACCGGACGTGTCGTTCACGCGATGTCAAAACGGTTGGTAGATGCGGACTTATTGCGCAAGGTCAGCGCCACCGAAGGTTCAGCCGAGGCATTTGTGCTCGCTCGACCTGCGGCTGAAATCACCGTCAATGAAGTTCTGAAGCAAGCCAACGATTCAAGCCAACCTTTCACTCATCAAGCATGGCGATTGCTTGCCAAAGGAAATGCATCAGGTCGCGAAGCAACGCTTGCAGATTTGTTCCATGAGATTTCAAACGCCGACGCAAGCTCGCATCAATCGCGTGACTTATCCAACCAGAGTGAAGGCCAAGCTTAG
- a CDS encoding DUF6655 family protein, whose protein sequence is MRNETVPPIFPKLSAIAFPTIAMALWLSLMVTGGCGTTREYNATSQLVMSDAVDRSIAAIDFRPLSGRKVYLDTSYMRQIKGESFVNADYTTSAMRQQIAAAGCLLQDSSNDAELIIEARIGTLGTDDHRVTFGIPENKSLGSVISLVPGAPAVPTIPEIAFARREAREAAAKVAAFAYDRETREPVWQSGVKPANATAKDTWVLGVGPFQGGSIRERTKLAGGALRFNRKKQTGSPAIVYDRPPVDYTAVTRFQEGEPLLHFDENAIEMIGSDSENESIAELQDTKPSQPTSGSDVESIAEKPTESLVR, encoded by the coding sequence ATGAGAAACGAAACAGTACCGCCCATCTTTCCGAAGCTTTCCGCAATCGCTTTTCCGACCATTGCTATGGCGCTTTGGTTGTCACTTATGGTGACGGGCGGTTGTGGAACAACGCGTGAATATAACGCTACCTCGCAGCTTGTGATGAGCGATGCGGTTGATCGTAGTATTGCAGCGATCGACTTTCGTCCGCTTAGCGGCCGAAAGGTTTATCTTGACACGAGCTACATGCGGCAGATCAAAGGCGAAAGTTTCGTTAACGCGGACTATACCACCAGTGCGATGCGTCAGCAGATTGCAGCGGCAGGTTGCTTGCTTCAAGACAGCAGCAACGATGCTGAACTAATCATCGAAGCTCGCATCGGAACTCTCGGAACCGACGACCACCGAGTCACATTCGGCATTCCAGAAAACAAAAGCCTGGGTTCGGTGATATCGCTCGTTCCAGGTGCGCCGGCTGTACCAACGATTCCCGAGATCGCATTTGCCAGACGTGAAGCGAGAGAAGCAGCGGCAAAGGTCGCGGCGTTCGCGTACGACCGCGAAACTCGCGAGCCCGTTTGGCAATCCGGAGTCAAACCAGCAAACGCAACCGCCAAAGACACCTGGGTACTCGGTGTCGGACCGTTCCAAGGCGGATCCATTCGCGAACGGACGAAACTTGCCGGTGGTGCTCTTCGCTTCAATCGCAAAAAGCAAACCGGATCTCCGGCGATCGTGTACGACCGGCCGCCGGTTGACTACACAGCCGTCACGCGGTTTCAAGAAGGAGAGCCGCTCCTTCACTTCGATGAAAATGCGATTGAAATGATCGGTTCAGACTCAGAAAATGAATCCATCGCCGAGCTTCAAGACACGAAACCGAGTCAACCAACGAGCGGCTCAGACGTCGAATCGATCGCTGAAAAGCCAACTGAATCGTTGGTTCGCTAG
- a CDS encoding ABC transporter permease, with protein MTAAIPTESKLLRRIDEFCELVGDKLNPILVKETRQALKSRQFVITFSILLFAALAWTIIGSLMMMPRIYTSPSAPRMLIGYYIVLAIPMLMVVPLAAYRSLEGEIDDGTLELLSITVLSPWQIVIGKLASAVLQMLLYFVALFPCVAYAYTLRGVDLPTVLLMVAVLLVAGLLLTVVALFFAPLARTRSGRIVTLLAVMMILLGAEWGLAVLVINMIMYGNPLSSSELYYVVLASIAIPLSLGHLLLATTAAQLTPDSENRSTQIRCSMLIVTSVALGLSALAILMLGRSGFSVAVFMCLTLSALWTVAASMMCAESPIVTPRVRRELPSSFLSRAALTWLTPGPATGLVFSSTAIVVTTAFIVGGMMVLRDQGNGVGMGRELNVFPRICIAYSTYLIGFLTAVYWVIAQIRRRNHPRVELGIAALIAVAVLSALIPYSIGLHFNDYRDYPYSMFQITNWAWTISEVARTSTRMALMVPVGFFVTLSFMVTVLSNPKLVFPRRIAMPKRVQQELDANKASR; from the coding sequence ATGACTGCTGCTATTCCCACCGAATCAAAACTACTCCGTCGCATCGACGAGTTCTGTGAACTTGTTGGCGATAAGCTGAACCCGATTTTGGTCAAGGAAACGCGACAGGCGTTGAAGAGTCGCCAGTTCGTTATCACTTTTTCGATCTTACTCTTTGCGGCACTGGCGTGGACGATCATTGGTAGCCTGATGATGATGCCGCGAATCTATACGTCGCCATCAGCACCGCGAATGCTTATTGGCTACTACATCGTATTGGCGATTCCGATGTTGATGGTTGTCCCGCTTGCGGCCTATCGTTCGCTCGAAGGCGAGATTGACGACGGGACTCTCGAGTTACTTTCCATCACCGTGTTGAGCCCTTGGCAGATCGTGATTGGTAAACTCGCCAGCGCGGTTTTGCAGATGCTGCTTTATTTTGTTGCGTTGTTTCCCTGCGTTGCCTATGCGTACACGCTCAGGGGAGTCGATTTGCCGACCGTGCTGTTGATGGTCGCGGTATTGTTGGTTGCTGGTTTGCTGCTAACCGTTGTCGCCCTGTTTTTTGCGCCGCTCGCCCGCACGCGATCGGGTCGCATTGTTACCTTGCTGGCTGTGATGATGATTTTGCTTGGGGCGGAGTGGGGTTTAGCGGTCTTAGTGATCAACATGATCATGTATGGGAATCCGCTATCGTCCAGCGAGCTGTACTACGTCGTGCTCGCAAGTATCGCAATTCCGCTATCGTTGGGGCATTTGTTGCTTGCCACCACAGCGGCGCAGTTAACGCCCGATAGCGAGAACCGATCGACTCAGATTCGATGTTCAATGCTGATCGTGACGTCGGTCGCCCTGGGCCTATCGGCGTTAGCAATTTTGATGCTTGGTCGGTCCGGTTTTAGCGTTGCAGTGTTCATGTGTTTGACGCTTTCTGCGCTATGGACGGTGGCAGCGAGCATGATGTGCGCCGAGTCGCCGATTGTTACCCCGCGAGTTCGACGTGAATTGCCCAGCAGTTTCCTTTCGCGTGCAGCATTGACGTGGCTGACACCCGGGCCGGCGACTGGCCTGGTGTTTTCATCCACCGCCATCGTGGTTACGACCGCGTTTATCGTCGGCGGAATGATGGTGCTGCGCGACCAAGGCAACGGCGTTGGGATGGGACGCGAATTGAACGTGTTTCCGCGAATTTGCATCGCCTACTCAACTTACTTGATTGGTTTCTTAACAGCGGTCTATTGGGTCATCGCGCAAATTCGCCGTCGAAACCATCCCCGGGTCGAACTGGGGATCGCCGCGTTGATCGCGGTCGCCGTTTTGTCGGCTCTCATCCCGTATTCCATCGGTCTTCATTTCAATGACTACCGCGACTACCCGTATTCGATGTTTCAGATCACAAATTGGGCCTGGACCATTTCCGAGGTGGCTCGGACGAGTACGCGGATGGCATTGATGGTGCCGGTAGGTTTCTTCGTTACCTTGTCATTCATGGTTACCGTACTTTCGAATCCGAAGCTGGTATTTCCAAGACGAATTGCCATGCCCAAGCGAGTTCAACAAGAACTCGATGCGAACAAAGCAAGCCGGTGA